In a genomic window of Brassica rapa cultivar Chiifu-401-42 chromosome A10, CAAS_Brap_v3.01, whole genome shotgun sequence:
- the LOC103844643 gene encoding zinc finger CCCH domain-containing protein 1 yields the protein MSDSGEEPKTCQQEEASQSQQVCTFFKKPSKAKNLRKRPAVDADEEDADAKSETSILNNLKKVAKPDNKLFFSSGPSKGSATTTGEAAEKAVVFHYDSSKEIQVQNDSRATATLETETDFNQDARAIRERVLKRADEALKGNKNKGSDEKLYTGIHGYTDHKAGFRREQTISSEKAGGSHGPLRASAHIRVSARFDYQPDICKDYKETGYCGYGDSCKFLHDRGDYKPGWQIEKEWEEAEKIRKRNKAMGVEDEDDDEADSEEDEDALPFACFICRESFVDPVVTKCKHYFCEHCALKHHTKNKKCFVCNQPTMGIFNAAHEIKKRMAEERSKAQGL from the exons ATGTCAGACTCTGGAGAAGAACCCAAAACATGTCAGCAAGAAGAAGCTTCTCAATCTCAACAAG tttgcaCTTTCTTCAAGAAGCCATCTAAAGCTAAAAATCTAAGGAAAAGACCTGCGGTTGATGCTGATGAAGAAGATGCAGATGCCAAAAGCGAAACCTCTATATTGAACAACCTCAAGAAAGTTGCTAAGCCCGACAACAAGCTGTTCTTCTCCTCTGGACCGTCCAAGGGCTCTGCCACGACGACGGGTGAAGCTGCTGAGAAAGCCGTCGTCTTTCACTACGATTCATCAAAGGAGATCCAGGTTCAGAACGACAGTAGAGCCACCGCGACTCTTGAGACCGAGACCGACTTCAACCAAGACGCACGAGCCATCCGTGAGAGAGTTCTTAAGCGAGCAGACGAAGCTTTGAAAGGGAATAAAAACAAGGGTTCCGATGAGAAGCTCTATACTGGAATCCATGGATATACTGATCACAAAGCCGGGTTTAGAAGAGAGCAAACCATCTCCAGCGAGAAGGCTGGAGGCTCACATGGGCCGTTGAGAGCTTCTGCGCACATCAGAGTATCCGCTAGGTTCGATTACCAGCCTGATATATGCAAGGATTACAAAGAAACTGGTTACTGTGGGTATGGAGACTCGTGTAAGTTTCTGCACGACCGTGGAGATTACAAACCTGGGTGGCAGATAGAGAAAGAGTGGGAAGAAGCAGAGAAGATTAGGAAGAGAAACAAAGCTATGGGAGTTGAAgacgaagatgatgatgaggCTGACAGTGAGGAAGACGAGGATGCGTTACCCTTTGCTTGCTTCATTTGCAGAGAGAGTTTCGTTGATCCAGTTGTGACGAAGTGCAAGCATTACTTCTGCGAGCATTGTGCTCTAAAG CATCACACGAAGAACAAGAAGTGCTTTGTGTGTAACCAACCAACGATGGGGATTTTCAATGCGGCACATGAGATCAAGAAGAGAATGGCTGAAGAACGGAGCAAAGCTCAAGGATTGTGA
- the LOC103844644 gene encoding abscisic acid receptor PYL9, protein MDGGTEMYGGLETMQYVRRHHQHNCREDQCTSALVKHIKAPLRLVWSVVRRFDEPQKYKPFVSRCTVIGDPEIGSLREVNVKSGLPATTSTERLELLDDDEHILGIKIIGGDHRLKNYSSIVTVHPEIIEGRPGTMVIESFVVDVPQGNTKDETCYFVEALIRCNLKSLAHVSERLASQDIINLSI, encoded by the exons ATGGACGGAGGCACGGAGATGTACGGTGGACTTGAGACGATGCAGTACGTAAGGAGACATCATCAACATAACTGCAGAGAAGACCAGTGTACTTCTGCTCTTGTCAAACACATCAAAGCTCCTCTTCGTCTC GTTTGGTCAGTGGTGAGGAGATTTGATGAGCCGCAGAAATATAAACCATTTGTGAGCAGATGCACAGTGATAGGCGATCCTGAAATAGGCAGCCTCAGAGAAGTTAATGTCAAATCTGGCCTCCCTGCAACTACAAGTACGGAGAGACTGGAGCTTCTTGACGACGATGAACACATTCTTGGTATCAAAATCATCGGTGGTGACCATAGACTTAAG AACTACTCTTCGATTGTGACAGTTCATCCAGAGATAATCGAAGGAAGACCAGGAACAATGGTGATTGAATCGTTTGTAGTTGATGTTCCTCAAGGAAACACAAAGGATGAGACTTGCTACTTCGTGGAAGCACTCATAAGATGTAATCTGAAATCATTGGCACATGTTTCAGAAAGATTGGCTTCCCAGGACATCATTAACCTATCAATATAA